From Lolium perenne isolate Kyuss_39 chromosome 5, Kyuss_2.0, whole genome shotgun sequence, a single genomic window includes:
- the LOC127326393 gene encoding uncharacterized protein, with the protein MGKKGVVVAAGVLAVITVISGAISAVYMALNVYPNPRDHGEFCRYMPSPAMPLGLVAAALSLTTQVLASTVIGCCGAWRNVPSQTMRLVAVLLFVSSWILSIKVVILFMVGTMLGMGGYTRNIAKNGSCIAPGVGIFMAGMILFLVVVSLDIASYILVQRATLDSSKTAVAVKKPVGIAMGESGAAKC; encoded by the exons ATGGGGAAGAAaggtgtggtggtggcggcgggcgTGCTCGCCGTGATAACGGTCATATCCGGTGCCATCTCCGCGGTTTACATGGCGTTG AATGTGTATCCCAATCCGCGCGATCACGGAGAGTTCTGTCGGTACATGCCGTCGCCGGCGATGCCACTCGgcttggtggcggcggcgctgtCGCTGACAACGCAGGTCCTCGCCAGCACGGTCATCGGCTGCTGCGGAGCGTGGCGGAATGTTCCCAGCCAGACCATGCGCCTCGTCGCCGTCCTCTTGTTCGTCTCCTCCTG GATCCTTTCGATTAAAGTGGTGATACTTTTCATGGTGGGCACCATGCTAGGGATGGGCGGCTATACGAGGAATATCGCCAAGAATGGAAGTTGTATTGCGCCAGGCGTCGGGATTTTCATGGCAGGGATGATCTTATTCcttgttgttgtttctcttgaCATCGCCTCATACATCCTGGTTCAGAGGGCTACTTTGGACTCCTCAAAAACGGCTGTGGCGGTGAAGAAGCCGGTGGGGATCGCCATGGGCGAATCGGGTGCAGCAAAATGCTGA